A segment of the Catharus ustulatus isolate bCatUst1 chromosome 21, bCatUst1.pri.v2, whole genome shotgun sequence genome:
GAAAGCATTGATTTGAACATGTATCAGTGCAGATTTTCAATCACTAATTGCTGGCAGTGCCAAGGTAATTACCAGCAATCCCTGCATGTAAAGACTGGAGTTGTGTTGGAAAAATTAAGAGATATGTATGGAATGATAAACTGATCTtattcagctgctttttttcaATATTATACATCACATGATATGAAGGAGGcaagaaatatcaaaatatcATGAAGATGAGggaaaattaaaccaaaaaaaattctgagctATTAATCCTTCCTGATAATGAAGTACTTCAGGATGACTTCTAAAACTCACTTTCATTTAGATGcctcatttattttaatctggGAGATAATTAGAATGAAATCAAATTTTCCACAGCAGAATATTTACCTGAGATGCAGCTCAGACTTCTCAGTATTTCCCCTGCGTGTTCAAACtctatattatatatattgtTAAAACCTTACTGAGATTAATGCCTGTTACTTAATTAGCATCAAAATTTGAGTCTGTGAGGCTTGCTGTTGGTTAGCTGTCAGAACAGCaattctttcagattttttttttctgcaaataggCCAAGTTTTGCTCAAGAAGTTGCAGACACTGTTCCCAGTTCAATAAAAAGCACCTGGAAGCAGAAGGGTGAATGTCAGGGGAAGGATGGGCAGAAGTCACTCGAGTTCCTgcacatccagcagctcccagggcactgccctgtgcaggCTGACTTATGGTGCAGCACAAATATTCATCTCCAAGATGCTCTGTTAACCAGATTACCCTGGAAGAAAAGCTGCACCACTGATGAATTCTTGCTGAGAAGAGCCAGTGGTTTATCTCATCACCAACTAATCCTGTTAGAAATTATTTAGCACTCAAAATGTATCAGAGAAGAATCCTCAGCTGAATGAGCCTTCCCCACACACTGGTATCCTCTAGCAATTTATTTGTAATTatcatttgccttttttccatATCTAATATGAAGTTAATGAATGCCTGACATAACTTGAGTAGAAAAAACCGCCATGACTAGTTACATAATTACAGGTTAAAAAATGATCTTTTTCAGCTCCATGCACTGAAGTAATCTTTAAGGGTAGAGGTTAAGTACAAGCAACACAGAGTATAAATTGCTTTGCAAAACGTTCTGTACAGTGACCACAGCACCCTCTCTGTGTGGCACTGCCTTTGAAGGAAGAGTCTGATCTCATAATAATATTGCAAGACTACAGAACTTGTTAGTATTATCAGTCATGTCTTGTTCATGGGCCTCTGTCTACAAAAGGACAGCAAATTTGCACTTGAAATCATTACAGAATGTGAACAGCATTTCAGGTTACCACTAAGTGCCAAGAGAAGAGCAAAATGGACACTTCAGCATGGAGGCAGACCTATAAGCAAGAGTTTctagggaaaaaatgaaaaagaaaaaaatcacccttTCATGTCTTCAAAGAACTGCTTAAAATGAAGTGTTTCATCAAGAAAGAAGATATGATTTCTCTCAGCCTGATCCCACCACAGGCATTCCTGTGCAAGCTGCTGCAGGCAATTCTTCTCATTTCTACATCATAGATTTAACTCTGTTTATTATCACAGATTAaggaagcaatttttaaatacaatagTCATGCTTTTCAGCTCATTGGGGCAATTCATTCAGAATAATTTGTGACTTTCAAGCAAATTAATATACAAATTTATGTCTCACAACTGTTTTGAATAAAAGAGGCCttaaacagaaacacaaagaaataaatctgagtTACTAAACCAGTTAAGATATTCCAGGGAAACTGGCATATCCTGATTTGCTGTCAGCTTGTGGAccttctcagggaaaaaaaacacctaatttttctgtttattgcAAGGCACTAACACAAAACCAAGGGAACCAACACACTTACTGAGtgtctttcctcttctttttctgaggGTCCACCAGCCGCAGAGTGTCTCTGATGACAGCAACCTTCACTTCTTCATCAACAGGGCTTGGGACATTTTCAAACACTCCAGGAGAAAGCTTTACATCACAGAGGGACACAATTATTCACTACAGAACTAAGGGTGATTTATTCCACATTTGCTCAAACTTCATGCACTTCatctatattttaaatacacaatGATGGATTACAAAATGCTTCTTCGAGGATGCACAAATACCTTCACATTTTCAGTATGATGTTACAACAAATTTCTCTAgtaaactgaaatattaaaaaaaagattgttgCCGATGTTACCATTTATATTATGtatataaacacaaaaaagatTATTAACAATCCCCTAAACACAATTAACAACTGCAGGAGATGatgaataaatgcatttatgaCACAGATGATGGAGAGCTTTCACAATTCCAATAAGTCGTATTTCCTATGTATAAGATTAGCAGtgatttcagagcagaaaattATAGATAACCTTGGAGGTTTCATATTAGCAGACAGCTTTCATCtttcaaacaaggaaaaaagcccagaaaaccCAACTTAAGCAATTTCATTCCAATATCACATTGACAACTCTCACCTCTTGCTCGTGTTCTATTCTCATGCTGGGGTTTGCATTTACTTCCAGTAGCACAGGCTTCAAGTTTTTCATCAGGAGAATGTCAAACCCTAAAATCTGTGATAACAAGCAATATGTTACTGCAGTTCACCCACAATGAGGGGGTCTGAAAATTGCCAGGATCCAAACTGTGTCAGGAACCTGCAAAGCTTCACTTCTAACATATAGAAGATGGAATCTGGAGTGAATATTGTCCCTAACAAATGACACCCATTGAAAATTCTCTGTATCTGCTTAGGGCTGGCAGTAACACAGTTCAGGAGATTGAGGTTTGACTTGGGTGATGCACTCTGAGCTCCCACCAGTGAGCATCACCAGAACTAGAGAAACCTTTTAGAAAAGGCATTAAACACCCAGAAAATTCATCTATGCCCAGAAGTAATTCCTGGCAGAAATTCCAACTTACCTGGAAGCAAGTTGGCCCAGGCTTTCCTGCTGGTATGTCAGACTGGTAGTAAACTTTCAGTTCTGGTGTCAGTGCAATAATTGTTTTAATCACCAATGAAATTATATCTGACCAGAGCTTTTTGACATCAGCTCCTCTGGAAGACAGTCTGCACAGAATGCTTGAAAAAGTCCTCTTGCTGCCAGTGTTTACACTGTCAGAATGGATGAAATTCCCACTGTGGATATTTAGTGAGTAGTTGGTTAAGTGCATAAAAACCTGGTGCAAATTTTTGAGAGTGGGTTCTTGATAGGGCTCTGTACAAAACCTAGAAAGTCCATCTTTGGCTATATAAATCTCCAAGGGTTCTAAGGATTTCAGCAGGACATAGAGACGAATatcaaatttcattttgtcCACGAGCAGTGGTTTGCAGATGTATTCCTGGACCACAGCTGGCCGGATCTGGATGCTCCCTGTCAGCCTGATGTCACTTGGGTCTTTGATGAGGTAGATTCCATCCCCCTGGCAGCCTCCATCAGGCTTTACAATGAACGTGGGCTTCCAGGATGGATTGCTGTCTTTCATCATACGAACCTGGAAGGAAAAGCATTACAGTGAGAGGGAAAACTAactggggaagggaagaagggctggtcaggaaacaaaaataaataaaaatagcatgATCACATCACCAGAGTAGTACACACCatgcagaaaaggcagaaaattaacAGTGCTGACAAGCacaaggagaaacaaaaaagcatGAGTAGGGAATTACCAATACAGCTAAAAGGTCATTTTATTTAACAAGCCATTGTATAAATCATTTCAGGAACTTCTTTTTAATGTTCTGCTCCAGTTTACAGAAGGAAATGGGGAATATCTCGTGAGATCCATTTTAGTAGTCACGAAAGAATATGAAACTGCAAAGTTAAACTTCCATGCTGCATTTTGAACAACTAATGACAATCTTTAACTTAAAGAATGGTGCCTTATTCATTGAAGTATGAATGCAAATGCTACCAGGAGGAAAACTGAAGTAAAAACTTGTCACTAACAATACCTTTTTCCACCACTAAAATATTTCACCATCAGATACCCAGTGTTACTAAAACTGGAGAATGCTGAACCATGTACAGCTATAACTGTGTCACTGACACATCTGCTGAATATCAGAGCTTTCATGTTACATGAGTATTTCCCACTACCTAAATAAATTCTAGTTTATTACTTGTACAGCAAAAGTCAGAACTGCAGACATGGGGGTGCCTTAATCAGAAATGAAATTGAGAAAGAAAGGGGAGCCCTAACaaagaaagcagctgaagaaatgcAGGATGCAGCCTAGCAGGTTTATCAGCTACTCATGGAATTCAGGACAGTAAAGCACTCAAAAGCTCTTCCTTCCAAAACAGAGGGATGTCCCAGCACTGACTGCTCCTTTCTTGCACTCCCACATTTTAgggccccagccctgcagctgctctccccctccctgcagccaggcacgTGCTGAGCCCAGCCAGAGATCTGGTTTTACCCTGTGGTTTACCAGCAACAACTGGAGATTGACTTTTAGAAGCCTGAGGACAAAATTTaacaaagaaagaacaaatcATCATTGCCACCATCAGCCCTGGagaatgaaagaggaaaaaatcagcCCACAGGAAAAGGCTGAGCATGGTCAGATGATTGTGAGAGCAGCAACCTCTGCTGTAACATCAGGCTGCTGACCCCCAGGAGAGGCCCAGCTCTATCAGAGCTGACATTCCCAATGCCTCAAGGACTTCTGGCTCCACCCTGCCCAGTTATTTATTTCAGAGTCACACTGCTAAAAGccttccttcagctgcagcagaaattcAAGATCCATTATCCAGACTAGGATTTTTCTcacacacaggtgtcacactGACTCAGTCAAAGATCCTTCTTCAAAATAGGTCACTGTGAGGGATAAAACACCTCAGTGGAGGTCAGGCTTACATAAATGGCATGTGGATAAATAGGTCCAAGTAGATCAGCAGGCCTAGATGAGCAAAGAAGGAAAGCAGGATTTATGTCCTAGTCTTTTCACCACTATAGAATAATCTTCCCCTGATGTGACAtcaccctgcagagcagaggagttCTGTGGTTCATCTTTGTTAAAGTCAGCACCACAGAGACACCTGGCTAATCTGAACCCTCCATGACCAAACACACCCTGTGTGACTCCTGCTGAACACACAAAGTGCCAGTTGTGCCCTCCCAGGGCAAAAAACAGTGAAGAACCTCTGTGACACCGAGGTGGAAGAATCTGCCCCCAGTCCCACATCTGCTGTTCACCCctcaggctgtgtttgctctgctccagcagcaccttcccaaAAGAGATGATGCTTCCCAAAAGAGATGATGCTTCCCAAAAGAGATGATGCCTTCCAAAAGAGATGATGCTTTCCAGGGACTGTTGCTGAAGATGCAAAAGAACTTGCCTTTCAAAATATTGCACTCTAACAATCATTGCTCTCTGAGATTTATCTTCTCTTcaaataaaaaggcaaataattttctccatCATTTTCTATTCCATTTATTTAATGGACTAAAAGGCCTGGGTATTATTCAGGCTTTCTAGTCCATCAAAACCTACACATGGCAGATAAAGATAGTCTGGTGGAGAAAGGGGGAACAGTAATCCAGAGTCAGTCTCAGTCTGTTTCTCAGCAGATTTACTGTCTTGAAGAAAACAGATGGTTTCTTGATCTTCAAGGAAATTCCCAACAGTCATCTTCAAATTCTCCACAATCCCCTCAACTGTATTCTTTCAAATTCTCATTATGAGGGGGCTTGTCCAGACTAAGAAAATTCAGTCATGTGGGAAAATGAGTTtctatgaaatatttctgtgtccTTTGCTTGACAGAAggaaattatctttaaaaaacatGTTAACCATTTACAGTTAACAGCAAGAGAAGAGTTTGGTGAAAATCTGCAGGTTGGACTTTCATGAGAAAACACAGGCTGAATGAATATggtattctggaaaaaaatgcatataatGGGCTGTAAGATCTGACAGCACAAAGACTGGAATATTCATGCCTATGCCTAAGAGGTATCCAAAAGCTGAAAACCTGATTAAACCACCAAAAATATGCTGTGCTGGAAATTAGACCATCCAAATTAGattcttattaaaaattaatcataCTGGCCTATTCATCATCCTCACAgacaacacaaagaaaaaagtatgaGAACAATCACGGTCCTGGTTTGAATTCCAAGCCAGTTATTCTTCAGAAATTGGAATTCCATGTTAGAAATAAGTCCTTAGCACACACAGCAGATTCTTCCCTGCTAGTGAAGGAGCAATGACTGCAGCACCTGAGAGATTTGCTTGTCTGTAATTCACCTTTTGTTACAGCGACATGTTGGtacaaaacattttagaaaataaattggtGAATATTGAAAATAGCAGCCTATATATTTACTTAGTAAAATGAACCTTTAAACCCTTGATGAAAACCCTTATCACCATCTCTTTCAATATAAATGTTGGTATTTCCAGTATGAAGCTCATCCACCACAACTCCAGTGCAGTTTTCTCAATTACTGGCTTTCAAAGCACAGAAGATTAAAATTAGATTACCTGTAGTGTTTTCTACCTGAATCTAGGTATAGGAGCAGGCTGACAGCATTTGATTTCATTATTGATAGACATGTATGAAAAAGTTCACCATCAAGACTACAGAAGTGAGGCACAATAAGGATATTTGAGagagaaattgttttgaaatgttGCAGTGCATCAGAGGGAGGCAGCAAGATTTAAATTCTCAAGGAGTTTCTTCTTTCAATAATCATTTCTATTACAGGCAAAATCTCACAGGTGTCCATTTCTCATCCAGCCCTTTGCAACAAAATCCTACACTGCAAACAGCACCAAACCACCTTCTCATGTCCAACCTCCACCTGCACTGACACAATCTGACTTTTGGTgattccagcccctccagggacACGTCTGACATGCAGGCACCACCAAAGCTCTCCCCACTTGTCTCTTGCCACAAGCTGAAATGCAGACTCCCAGAGCTGACAGTTTTGGCAGCATTAGGGttgcaaagcaaacaaaaccacacatgaacaaataaacaacagaaaagaCTGGAGAACTCCTGCTGAGAACTCACCGAACTGCAAGTGAAAAGTGCTCTGAACCTTTTATGGTTCACAGGGGGTTTGGAATGTTCTGggttgtattttttcctgttctggaGGGGTTACACTCTGAACTTGTGTTAAATCGAACATAAACTCTTACAACATAAAATATAATGTTTGATAACAAGAACTATGCTTTTCTCCAACACAGATGGAAGAACATATGCAAAGGAAACTCCTAGGAGTGTGTTAGTGGACATCTGTTCCTCTTGGAACACGAGCAGCAGCGTCTGCAGCGCAGGCAGcgggagcagagcagtgtgaaCTCGCAGTGCCACCTGGTGCCAGCTCCCGGGGCTGAGGCTGTCACCTGGGCTGTgacaccagcactgcctgtgacaccagcactgcctgtgctccagcaccatccccacCACCCACTGCATCCTGATCTGCTGCTCCCTCCAAGGCACAGATCTGATCTCCCTGTCCTCTCCACACTCGGGTTCTTCACACTCCTCTTGCTGGCTGCTCTTACAGTGGCACTTACCCAGCCCACTTGAAGAGtagttattaaaatatattaatgaatTCAACTGGATTATGGATATGGTAATTAGTTAAAAAGCTGCACCCAGTACAAGAGAATATTAAAGCCCACACCTTTCTTCTCTCGTATTTCCAAGGAAAGCAAACTGTAGGATGCAAAAATACCCTGGGTGAGTCAAACAAACAcataatactttaaaatatttgtagtaACAGAACCAAACAGCAACACACAGCAtcacccttaaaaaaaaaaataaaggtgaaAAGAATggcattttattacattttgaatatttaaacGAAACAGCACTTGGACATGGGATGATGTGAGTGCATTTAACAATACAGGGAACAAAATGGGTACAACAGCCAAGTGGACTAAAAGGATTTCAGTGACAATGAGCCTGGTGAAGCACCACACCCCCCACACTGTACTGGAAGCTCCTCAGGCCAGGAGAACATGCAGGGAAAAGGCTGATGCTTCCAGCAGGTTGGATTTTCAGACATctctccaggcacagcagagatACAGATTTGTTTTGAAGTTTATTCCAGAACACAACAAACAAAGCTGACAGATATCCAGACCATGACTGATCCCAGGCAAACTGGAAAAGATGTCATCCACAGTGCCCAGGTGTGATTTTCGATAATCTGGTAGGTATAGAAGACTAAAGAATGACATGGATACAATATCCAACAAGTTACAGTATTCTGAGAGCAAAAGTGAAGTACCTCAGCCACAAAGAGGGGCAGTTCTTCTGGCAGAATCCAGGATCTAGGGTAGAAGTTGTACTCCAGAGGAAACAGATCCTGCATGGTTCTCATGGCCCGACTCAGGGTGATTTTCCGAACTGTCTCCATCATGCCTGGAGAACAAAGTgacaaaaaccccacactgaAGTCTCATCCCAATAGTAAATGTCAGAGTATCATTACTCACCCTGCTGGGAAAGCACTCTGGTCATTGCTGTCAATAAAGCTGAACATCTTTTGAGATTTAAAATCTGACACAAGAATTGTGGCATTCCCCTGCCATATTTACTATTGCTTGTGTTTCTGtataatattagaaaaaaattctcaaaaatataTCTCAGAATAAAAGATAGCTTTAGTCAAATACTACATGCTGCCTTTGCCATAATCCACAATTATTTTCCTAATCTATCATTGCAGGAATAGGTATAATGTAACTTGAATATCATCAACCACTTTGTGTTTACTCTGCAGTT
Coding sequences within it:
- the TTLL11 gene encoding tubulin polyglutamylase TTLL11 isoform X3, with the translated sequence MMENCSACCICKTALFLHSSLDLALTLHRHQFPFGRRLPCDIYWHGVSFHDSNIFSGQVNKFPGMMETVRKITLSRAMRTMQDLFPLEYNFYPRSWILPEELPLFVAEVRMMKDSNPSWKPTFIVKPDGGCQGDGIYLIKDPSDIRLTGSIQIRPAVVQEYICKPLLVDKMKFDIRLYVLLKSLEPLEIYIAKDGLSRFCTEPYQEPTLKNLHQVFMHLTNYSLNIHSGNFIHSDSVNTGSKRTFSSILCRLSSRGADVKKLWSDIISLVIKTIIALTPELKVYYQSDIPAGKPGPTCFQILGFDILLMKNLKPVLLEVNANPSMRIEHEQELSPGVFENVPSPVDEEVKVAVIRDTLRLVDPQKKKRKDTQCPSAEAASEEPPEAAPGAEAALPSLCLKQVFPKYAKQFSYLRLVDRVAALFIRFLGVRGTTKLGPTGFRTFIRNCKLSNSNFSMAAVDILYIDITRRWNSMGIDHKDSGMCLQAFVEAFFCLAQKKYKSRPLHEQVASLVELCECRLAALHGKRLLWGCGLGQRHGALPATATAPSPPRPRHQQVFGLQKPPQLRALVCRDAAGS
- the TTLL11 gene encoding tubulin polyglutamylase TTLL11 isoform X2, which gives rise to MMENCSACCICKTALFLHSSLDLALTLHRHQFPFGRRLPCDIYWHGVSFHDSNIFSGQVNKFPGMMETVRKITLSRAMRTMQDLFPLEYNFYPRSWILPEELPLFVAEVRMMKDSNPSWKPTFIVKPDGGCQGDGIYLIKDPSDIRLTGSIQIRPAVVQEYICKPLLVDKMKFDIRLYVLLKSLEPLEIYIAKDGLSRFCTEPYQEPTLKNLHQVFMHLTNYSLNIHSGNFIHSDSVNTGSKRTFSSILCRLSSRGADVKKLWSDIISLVIKTIIALTPELKVYYQSDIPAGKPGPTCFQILGFDILLMKNLKPVLLEVNANPSMRIEHEQELSPGVFENVPSPVDEEVKVAVIRDTLRLVDPQKKKRKDTQCPSAEAASEEPPEAAPGAEAALPSLCLKQVFPKYAKQFSYLRLVDRVAALFIRFLGVRGTTKLGPTGFRTFIRNCKLSNSNFSMAAVDILYIDITRRWNSMGIDHKDSGNSGMCLQAFVEAFFCLAQKKYKSRPLHEQVASLVELCECRLAALHGKRLLWGCGLGQRHGALPATATAPSPPRPRHQQVFGLQKPPQLRALVCRDAAGS